The stretch of DNA tgggcaagtaacataccgatggacaaagggaattgtatacgggattgactgaatcctcgacatcgtggttcatccgatgagatcatcgtgtaacaggtgggagccaacatgggtatccagaccccgttgttggttattggccggagagatgcctcggtcatgtatgcattgaaggaaatatgccctagaggcaataataaagttgttatttacatttccttatatcatgataaatgtttattattcatgctagaattgtattaaccggaaacttagtacatgtgtgaatacatagacgaaacagagtgtccctagtatgcctctacttgactagctcgttaatcaaagatggctaAATTTCcggaccatagacatgtgttgtcatttgatgaacgggatcacatcattagagaatgatgtgatgtacaagacccatccgttagcttagcataaatgatcgtttagttttattgctattgctttcatcatgacttatacatgttcctctgactatgagactAGACAATTCCTGAATatcgaaggaacaccttgtgtgctatcaaacgtcacaacgtaactgggtgattataaagatgctctacaggtgtctccaatggtgtttgttgagttggcatagatcgagattaggatttgtcactccaattgtcggagaggtatctctaggccctctcggtaatgcacatcactataagccttgcaagcaatgtgactaatgagttagttacgggatgttgcattacggaacgagtaaagagacttggcggtaacgagattgaactaggtatgatgataccgacgatcgaatctcgggcaagtaacataccgatgacaaagggaacaacgtatgttgttatgcggtttgaccgataaagatcttcgtagaatatgtaggagccaatatgagcatccaggttccgctattggttattgactggagatgtgtctcggccatgtctacatagttctcgaacccgtagggtccgcacgcttaacgttcgatgacgatttgtattatgagttatgtgattttatgtaccgaaggttgttcggagtccctgatgagatcacgaatatgacgaggagtctcgaaatggtcgagacgtaaagattgatatattagaaggctatattcggacatcggaaatgttccgagtgactcgggtatttttcggagtaccagagagttacaggaattcgtCGGGGGAattagtgggccttaatgggccatacggcaaaggagagaagggcctcaagggttccccccccccatggcaagtccgaattggactagggagggggcagcgcacccctctctttccttctccctctcctactccttccctctctcccctcttggaaaaggaaggggactccaactaggattgggaatcctagttggaccaatcctagttggactcctcctataggcgcgcccctcctaggccggcctcctcctcctccctcctttatatacgtgggcgggggcaccccaaaagcactccaagatttgtcttagtcgtgtgcggtgccccctccacagttacacacctcggtcatatcgtcgtagtgcttaggcgaagccctacgccgataacttcatcatcaccgtcaccacgctgtcgtgctaaCGGAAATCTCCTttggcctcaactggatcaagagcccgagggacatcatcgagctgaacgtgtgctgaacagcggaggtgccgtacgttcggtacttggatcagttggatcacgaagacgttcgactacatcaaccgcgttactaaacgcttccgctttcggtctacaagggtacatagacacactctccactctcgttgctatgcatctcctagatagatcttgcgtgatcgtaggtaaatgtttgaaatactgcgttccccaacatgcatggttcccgaacccgtagggtctacacacttaaggtttggtgatgctagagttgtaatgggaatagtatgtggttaccgaaggttgttcggagtcccggatgagatcccggacgtgacgaggaactccggaatggtccggaggtgaagattgatatattggacgaagggtattggagtccagaattgttctgggagtaccgggtgacgaccaacGTGACTGAAAGGAGTtccggaggccccggcaagcgttggggggccttatgggccaaggggagggggaacaccagcccactaaggggttgtgtgcccctcccaccccatctcacatAATCTGGAGAGgtggggcgcctcccctagggcagccgcccctcccggcttggggggcaagtttcctaggggtgggggcgcccaaacccatctagggtttcccctgtggccgccgcccctcccctagggaaaccctagggcgcctcctcctccccccttccccctacatatagtgagggagagagagggcagccgcaccccttccctggcgcagcccctccttCCTCCagcacctcctcctccgtagtgcttagcgaagctctgccggagagccacgagctcgacagccaccacgccgtcgtgctgccgaagttctccctcaacttctcctctcgccttgctggatcaataaggaggagacgtgctcgggttgtacgtgtgttgaacacggaggcgccgtccattcggcgcttgGATCGGATCTTCCGCAATTTGAATCGCCGCGGGTACGACTCCATCAGTCGTGTTcttgtaatgcttccgcttagcgatcttcaagggtatgaagatgcacttctttctctcgttgctagcatctcctagattgatcttggtgacacgtaggaaaattttgaattattactacgttccccaccaacggccgcttagagcatctccactcGGGACCCCAAGACGCCCCCCAAGCACCTTTTTTTAGCATCGTTGGTAAAAAAGGTCTCATCCATGCCCTCAAGACGTTGTTTTGCGTCGGATTTAGGCAAAACTAGCCCCGGCAACCCCAGGCCAAACCCAGGGAGCCGGGGGTCGTCGTAGGCGCCGGCGCTACTATTTGCATGCAACAGGCCCACTATCAGCCTCCCattccctctctctccttcccctctctctctctctcttgcatgCAACAAGCCCACTCACGTGCATGCCTCTCACCCACTTCATCTCTTTTTCCTCTCATCTCTCTTGTCTTCTAGTGTTGGGTGGGGGCACAgttgaaccccccccccccccccgccgccaaAATTTTCGCTGGCATGACCCCAACCGGCTGAAAAAGTGGCTTCTGGGGAGCGAACGAGTGGAGATGCTCTTAACATTTTTTTTCTTCGTGCCTATAGAAACCGTGTGTGTGCAGTGATTGATCGATGGCTAGTTTAGCGCCTATCGCTAGCCCTTGGCGTCGGGTTAAGAGCATCTATAGCCATGCGCTATAAACCGGCTTCAAACGCTTCGGCGGTCCGTCTGGTCACTGACCGGTCATCATTTTTTTATCCAGACGGACCCCTCAAACGGGTCTTAAATGCCCGGGCTGACCGGCACCTCTCATATTCGGCCCAAATATGGGGCGGATATGAGGCATCCGGGCGCGTCTGCCACGTCGGTCTGACGACGGTGTCCACGCGATAACGCCCGGAAACCCGGCGGTCCAATGGACGCCGCGTCCGTCGCCGTGGTGTGAACACCGCATGGCGCCGCTCCGGCTCGCCGCACGAAACCATAGTTGGCCATGGTCTGGAGGAAGATCACCTACTACGCAATGCTCACACCGGAGCGCAGAAGATCCGGGCGAGATAGGCTGCGCGCGCCGCCTGCATCGTTGTCGGGCTGCCTCCAGACTCGCCGGAGCTAGAGGAGGAGGATCAGCAGCTGGGGAAAGAGGAGGGGGAGGAACTGGCTCCGATGAAGGTGGAGGAGGCGGAGCAGCCGGAGCCGGAGCTGCTGGGCTTCAACATGAAGCAGGCGGAGGCGGAGTTCGTCATCGCCCAATCGGAGAAGATGGCGGAGAAGCAGACCATCCTAGAGTCCATCTAGGCCAACCGGGCGTTCCTCCGGCAGGAGCAGGCGGCGTCCGACGCGCTCTTCGCCGAAGTCGACGCGGAGATAGAGGCGGAGGAGGCCGGAGCGGAGCAGCCGGGCGAACCAGAGCTGCAGCTGCTGCCCATGCTGCCGGAGCCGGGCACGGAGATCGTCGACATCTCCGATGACGAGTAGATAGGTGATCAACGTAGTACATATGTTTATTTAGTTTGCATGTCTTTGTATGGATTTGAGGATCTAGTATGAGATGTCCGGATGCAACTATTAAAATTTGAGACATGTCCGATCACTACATGTATGTGGATGCGCACGGGCATGCCCGCGGACGTTTAGGGAACCTATTTGACATATCCGGCTATAGATGTTCTGATAGGCGCTTCACAGTTTTTTCTTTAAATATCTTTTCCTCTTTAAGCGCCTACATAAGGCCTCTCAATGGAGATGCTCTGAGTAATTTTGGACATCATGTCTAGTTCGTGCACCACCTCGACTGAAACTTAATTAAGTTTCAATCTTAGCAATCCCGTTTTGGATACTCTCttcttccatctatatagggcttAATATGTTTTTCAAGGCTAACTTTGACTAAATGTTaaagcaataatatatgacatgcaacttacacaaagcatatcGTTAAATTCGTATATAAAAgaagctttcaatgatataattttcacattatataTTTCATGTAGTATTAATTTTGTGAATAGTCAAAGACGGTCTTGAAAGACGGATTAGGTcttatatagatggaaggagagAGTATATAAAGTGAGCTTGGTTTTTTAAAAATGGCACAATAACATCATCCGCCAGGCAAAAAATGCAGTAACATCACATGCATGATGCAAATTGTTTCACGGGACACAGGTACGACATCGACATGAGGCAAAGAAATTAAACTCCATATACATGGACTAAAAGGGCATGAAAGACGTACACAGACAAACACTAGTAAAGCAGAACGACAGCCACATCTCCACCAAAGCAACAACGCACTGATTGGAGATGATTAAAAAGAATGCACTACGTTTCTCGCTGCTTCATGATCAACACCGCACCTAGAAAGCGAGGACGGAGGCCACGGCGACGCCGACGAGGCCGCGGACCCCAGCAAAAGCGGCCGCAGCGGCGGCAACACCGCTGCTCTCCGGGCCTATGATGCTCGCCGTAGGGCCGGACGCGCTGCCGATCGGCGTGGTGAAGCTCCCTCCCATGCCGGGCGTAGCTGGGTTCGTCGAGCCCGGGGAAGAAGAGTTGGTGCCGGTGCCCGTGCCTGTCGCCGTGCCGTTCCCTGTGCTAGTCCCTGCAGCACTGCGCAATTTACATAGGGAAAATACGTCAGCTCATCATGCAATGATAAATGTTTGGTAAGTACTCGTTATGATTTGGCCGGGCACAAGGGATTATATTACCTTGCGGTTGCAGGGTATTTGCAGGTCCCCGAGCCTGCAGCAGTTACAAACACATATGCATGGTGAGGTGAGGTCGATAGAACTAAAAAAACATGCTGATCGTCCCTTTGCCAAAAAAACATGCTGATGGAGTTACAAGGGGCGGGGAGAAGGCACGGCACGTACTGGGGTCGGCGGAGGAGAGGGTGGCGGTGCCGCCGAAGTCGCAGGTGGCGCCCTTGGTCTGGCTGTTCCGCTGGTAGTAGCTGTTGACGGCGTAGGAGCAGTGCGCCGCCACCGAGTCGGGGCTGTGGCAGCTCCCTCCCGTGCCCACCGGCGCGCAGTCCGCGCCCTGCCCGCACGCGTAGTCCAGCGTCTCCTGCAGCGCCGTCTCGTTCGCGTCCGACCTGCACACGCACCACTCCGCCTCTGCATGCGCCCGAAACACGCGCACGCACACAACCGGCGTCACATACAGCTTCAGAGCCACTCACCACCGCGCCACAACAGCGAAATCCACGTAAGTATATCTCGCTCACCTGATCCCCTGATGGACACGGCCAGCAAGAGCAGCAGCAAGAACACCGGACTCCGCATCATAACGACCCCGCGCGCGTCACGGCCAAGTGTTCGTGGAGGGTTCGAGCTAGTGCGCGCTCTCTTCAGCTAGCTGGCTCGAGTTGAGTGTCCGACGTCGAGAGCTGCTGATGTGTGGGTACGCCAGAGAAGTAGTGCGGCGTGAGCTTTCCTCCGGCTATATGCTTTATATCGGCAGCCGGCCGGCCACGTCTTTTTCCTCTCCCCTCTCCTTTCCGCTCTTTCCGACCATTCCGCTGCGTGTCGACTTTGGGCCGAGCTGCCATGCATGTTTCTTAGGCGCGAAGTTTTGCGCTCTATCGCGAGCGCCATGTCACACGGGACACCTGGTGGTTTCGGCGGGCTGCTCTAGCTAGCTAGGTCGGGTATGCGAGCCACCGTCGGCCAAAGTAAAAGGCAAGGAAGGTTGCAAAGTTGTGTGTGAGCTCTGTGGCATGTGCGGTGCTGTTCTTTTTTCGTAGTGGTAGTGCTTACCAGACCCAGAGGGCCCTTGTATTCTTTTCCGAGGGAAAAGAAGAAATGGCAAATTAAAGTTGTATATCAAGCTAATGATGGTATGGTAGATAGGTTCTTTTGTTGAAAAGAAGGGAGACAATATATCTTGCATATACTCTTACATATGACTTTTTACCTCCAATGTTTATTATTAGAGGGCGCGGACATGACTTTTTACCTCCAATGTTTATTATTAGAGGGCGCGGACAGAGGGCACAAGTTGATTCAGCTCACGCATCGCCCTGGTTTAGAGCTCACAAGTCACACCTCGTCCCAACCTCAAGCATTCCTTGGTATGCCATGTCAACACCTCGACGCAACAAATAGTCTATGTCTTGTTACGGTGTCAAACCTCTTCATTGTGTGTCAACTCAATGTAAGTGTAGGGATGTCCATGCAAAGCTATATCAATCATACGGTGGTATGGTTGGTACTACCTCCATCTTGGTTTATTGGTCCTCTTTATAATTTATGTCAAATTTTAACTAAAGATTTAACTAATggaatgttaatgcatgtcaacaaaagttatatcattggattcgtatttgaacatagttttcaatgatataatttttggtgacatgtaTGAACATATTGCACAAAATACAATGGgtaccaataaaccaggacggaggtagtacttggtATATTATTTTGTGGCGGGAGGGGGGGGGCAACATTTCTTGCACATACTTGGTAGGTCTCACTTTATACCCCTAATACTTTATTATCAGAGGGCAGAGACTCCCCCTCCTCCCACATGGTCCGGCCATTGAGCTCGCACATCGCCCTGATCTAGACCTCACACATCGTCCCACCTCAAGCTCATTCCTTGCTATGCCACCTCAACAAGTCGACACAACAAAGAGCCCATGCCTTGTTATGGTCTCGAACCTCTCTTCATCGCGCAGCAACTGGACGTCAAACCTCTCTTCATCGCGCATCAACTGGACGCCAAACCTCGTGCCTTGTTATGGTGTCAAACCTCATGCCTTGCTATGGTGTCAAACCTCATGCCAAAGAGGATATGCCTTGTTAATTGCAAAAAAAGCCCATGCCTTGTTATGGTGTCAAGCCTCTTCGTCGCGCATTTACTCGATGTCAAGTGTGGGAAGGTCGATGGTGAAGATATGTCAATTGTAGGATTGTATGGTTGATAGATTATTTTATGAAGAAGGGACAATATATCTTGCACATACTCGGTGAATCGTAATTTTACCATGATGTTTTATCGTAGGGTGAAGACAAGAGGCATTACCTGAACATTCATTCCATTGCCGAACAGGCTCCGTCTATTAGGAGGCTGGTGGAATGATCTAACAAGATAATGGCAAAATGCAAGGAGGGAAAATGCACGACTATTGTTGCGATGTATATCATGTGGAACATACTGAAGATTCCCTTGGGGGGTGGGGGCGCTTGCGCTGTTGTTGTGGTTTTCATTCTAGCACATTGCAAGCCTCCACATCATCAATCACATGCAAGTCCATCACATTGAATCTTTTCTAACACATgaaaaaccctctccatcatcaaACACAAGCAAACCCTCCATGTCAATAGATTCTTTTACCTTTTACCTTTTAGCAACATATCATTTCACAGTTTATTGCTAAAAATCTCACAGCAACGCACGGGGTGTTATCTAATTATTATAACAGCACGCGTCTAGACAGACAAACATCGGGAGACTGTTAGACAATGTTACATACATGTCACGATCCCAACCAGGAGGTGGTGTTCGGCTGGTGTTAGGTGTTAGGCATAGAGATAGATTTGGTTGTTAGAGTTTAAACATATTACAATTGTAACTATCTCTATCTCCTTATCTCCTCTCCAAGTAATCTCTCCTGAGATTCCCTCTCTGTACCGATCGTCCTGATCTCCTTGTATCGATCGTTGGGGTCGCGTCCCCCCTCTCCTTATAACGTGAATCACATCCCTCGAGAGAGGCAAGACGTTTTCCGCTATCGCACATGGTAGTCAGAGCCTTCCTTTTCCCATCTGAAGCTTCTGTCGAATCCATCTAAGCCTAGCCATgtcttcctcctccgcctccggtGCCTCCTCCTCAAACCTCAATAGCCAGGTCACGGAGAAGCTGTCCCGCACGAACTACGTGCTATGGCGAACACAGTTCACCCCCCAACTGCGTGGCGCCGGCGTCTACGGCTACGTCGACGGCACCACACCGGAGCCGGCGAAACTCCTCATCACCACCAAAGACGGCAAGGAGACTTCATCACCCAACCCTCTCCACCCTGTATGGGTCCGGGAGGACCAGCAGGTCCTTGGCTTCCTGCTGGCCAACCTCACAAAGGAGGTTCTGGTGACGGTGACCACGGTCACCACGGCGAGCGCGCTCTGGACGACGCTCGCTACCATGTTCTCGTCGCACTCGGCGAGCCGCATCAACAACATCCGCACCTCCCTCATCAACACGCAGAAGGGTAATCTCTCGGTTGCCTCTTACTTTGCTGCTATGCGCGGATATGCAGATGAACTAGCCACGGCGGGCAAGGCCATCCAGGATGAAGAACTAGTCTCCTACATCATCCACGGGCTAGACACCGATTACCAGCCTCTGGTATCTGCTCTCGATGCTCGTGTCACCCCCGTCACACTCGATGAACTCTACGCCATTCTCTCCAACTTCGACCAGCGCATGGCTCATTACCACGGGTCCGGCGGCGACGGCTTCAAATCTTCAGCCAACATGGCGTCGCGTGGGCGGGGTGGCGGCTCCCGTTCACGTGGCCCTCCTCACAACAAAGGGCGAtctggtggcggcggcggcagtgaCCGTGGCTCCTCTCCTCAGCGCACGGGCGGCAGAGGCCGTGGCCGTCGCGGTCGTGGCAGCGGCAACAGGACGCGCCCCGACACTCCACGATGCCAAATCTGCGGGAAACCTGGNNNNNNNNNNNNNNNNNNNNNNNNNNNNNNNNNNNNNNNNNNNNNNNNNNNNNNNNNNNNNNNNNNNNNNNNNNNNNNNNNNNNNNNNNNNNNNNNNNNNNNNNNNNNNNNNNNNNNNNNNNNNNNNNNNNNNNNNNNNNNNNNNNNNNNNNNNNNNNNNNNNNNNNNNNNNNNNNNNNNNNNNNNNNNNNNNNNNNNNNNNNNNNNNNNNNNNNNNNNNNNNNNNNNNNNNNNNNNNNNNNNNNNNNNNNNNNNNNNNNNNNNNNNNNNNNNNNNNNNNNNNNNNNNNNNNNNNNNNNNNNNNNNNNNNNNNNNNNNNNNNNNNNNNNNNNNNNNNNNNNNNNNNNNNNNNNNNNNNNNNNNNNNNNNNNNNNNNNNNNNNNNNNNNNNNNNNNNNNNNNNNNNNNNNNNNNNNNNNNNNNNNNNNNNNNNNNNNNNNNNNNNNNNNNNNNNNNNNNNNNNNNNNNNNNNNNNNNNNNNNNNNNNNNNNNNNNNNNNNNNNNNNNNNNNNNNNNNNNNNNNNNNNNNNNNNNNNNNNNNNNNNNNNNNNNNNNNNNNNNNNNNNNNNNNNNNNNNNNNNNNNNNNNNNNNNNNNNNNNNNNNNNNNNNNNNNNNNNNNNNNNNNNNNNNNNNNNNNNNNNNNNNNNNNNNNNNNNNNNNNNNNNNNNNNNNNNNNNNNNNNNNNNNNNNNNNNNNNNNNNNNNNNNNNNNNNNNNNNNNNNNNNNNNNNNNNNNNNNNNNNNNNNNNNNNNNNNNNNNNNNNNNNNNNNNNNNNNNNNNNNNNNNNNNNNNNNNNNNNNNNNNNNNNNNNNNNNNNNNNNNNNNNNNNNNNNNNNNNNNNNNNNNNNNNNNNNNNNNNNNNNNNNNNNNNNNNNNNNNNNNNNNNNNNNNNNNNNNNNNNNNNNNNNNNNNNNNNNNNNNNNNNNNNNNNNNNNNNNNNNNNNNNNNNNNNNNNNNNNNNNNNNNNNNNNNNNNNNNNNNNNNNNNNNNNNNNNNNNNNgacgacaacggggcacaaagatccagcaggtatctactggcctctggcccgccagggttagttatattttgtcttacaacatctgcaggcagtttttttactgaatcaaacacacaacccagttctattttcctcttgaaacgcatgtcctacatccgttttctaatctctacctatagttttactagttcatatacacatatcattatattgaaaacacataaaattcccttttcatatttacatccttatttttgttgttttttcccatctagcgctgatttttttaccactggttttcccttaaaccaactaaattgtcccacgtcttatttgcttacaaaaacaaaacgatttttttggcaaatcaataagttcttaaaaaaatgtttatcctttcgggattacaacagttcagatccaccgaaatatgcaaaataaggttggactttttgaccgtggtcctgggcagaaaatgggctgtaataaattacttaagaattagcaaatgggctgtaaattgtaaaaaatagcaaatgggctttatgtgtctgccacagatttggaggctaacttgtgggcctactaagttcatgcgtacacaaggtttctcaaaaaagaaacttagtcaacaatcgactctactagcgtcagaccgttagatgtcaatctaacggcaatcgtgcttcttcagtctctgatatTCCtaccccagccgcccaaaccagcgccatcGGAACGGCCTGCTCCCGCCTCtcgtggccggcagtgctgccgggaaggcctcacggcgccatcatactcgcatccctggcctgtctatccctctactcacccacatctcctgttattttccggcgacggcagccgaaccagacaaccctcgtactctccaccgcgtgggcagccactgccgtgtcttccccggctccgtgtcgttcccttcgtaggcatcgccgtcgtccaccgccctggtgctcttggcgcggcatggtcaacaatgtccatccaacggccgtagtgcttcttcaacctctggtcttcttgccctagccgcccaaagcagcgccagtcgtgccgcatgctcctgcctcccgtggccggctgtactgccgcggaggcctcaccgtccccatactactcccaccgctggccaggccatccctccactcacccactccccctgttattctgcggtgacggcagcctcacaccacagtcgaaccagtgaaccctcgtactcctctccgtgtgggcatccactgccacatcttccccggctcctcgtcttccccggctccacgtcgtccccttcctaggcctcgccgtcgtccatcgtcgtggtgctctcggcgcggcgtggtcaatgtggtcaacgaccgacttccatcggaagagtattttacgtggagaggctgacatctgggtccacggcagccgcaaggaagtgcctccttattacgcgcaaaataattattcatccacctggcagtagggacccactagacgggccaccagtattttgcaaaaaaaacatttccccctgactgctgggacccaccggacgggccaccgtatttcgcgaaaaaaatgttttcccctgactgctgggacccaccggacggaccaccgtatttcgcgaataAAACgtcccccccgctgtcagctcggacccagcggaagtgcctccttattacgcacagaaaaattAATACTCCcactgctagctgggacccaccatggtgggaggctgacttgtgggcctactaagttgacgaggatggagggctttgtcaacttagtcaatatgaacgattctagctccagtgaccgtacggtgtccatccaatggtcgtagtgcttcttcaacgtctggttttcttgctccagccgcccaaagttgggccggtcgtgccgcgtgctcctgcctctcgtggccggctgtgatgccgcggaggcctcaccgccccctactactcccaccgctggcccatgctatccctctactcacccacaccccctgttattctgcggcgacggcagcctcacgccgcagccgaactagtgaaccctcgtactcctctccgcgtgggcatccactgccgcgtcttccccggctccgtgtcgtccccttcctaggcctcgccgtcgtccaccgccatggtgctctcggcgcggcgtggtcaatgtggtcaacgactgacttccatcggaagagtactgtacatggagaggctgacagctgggtccacgaccacagcccagttttttgtgatttgccaagtaagtcgctttgtcaggcctgttgggctgcaaatctttcaagacgaggagagcttcattcggctggccgagaaaatggtccaccagt from Triticum urartu cultivar G1812 chromosome 3, Tu2.1, whole genome shotgun sequence encodes:
- the LOC125548646 gene encoding PLASMODESMATA CALLOSE-BINDING PROTEIN 3-like: MMRSPVFLLLLLLAVSIRGSEAEWCVCRSDANETALQETLDYACGQGADCAPVGTGGSCHSPDSVAAHCSYAVNSYYQRNSQTKGATCDFGGTATLSSADPSSGTCKYPATASAAGTSTGNGTATGTGTGTNSSSPGSTNPATPGMGGSFTTPIGSASGPTASIIGPESSGVAAAAAAFAGVRGLVGVAVASVLAF